A single Pseudochaenichthys georgianus chromosome 10, fPseGeo1.2, whole genome shotgun sequence DNA region contains:
- the leprotl1 gene encoding leptin receptor overlapping transcript-like 1 isoform X1 codes for MAGIKALISLSFGGAIGLMFLMLGCALPVYDKYWPLFLLFFYILSPIPYCISRRVVDDTDSASNACKELALFLTTGIVISAFGLPIIFARAAVIAWGACALVLTGNMVIFSTILGFFIVFGSNDDFSWQQC; via the exons ATGGCTGGGATTAAAG CTCTCATCAGCCTATCCTTCGGGGGGGCCATCGGCCTCATGTTCCTCATGCTAGGATGCGCCCTCCCTGTGTACGA TAAATACTGGCCTTTGTTCCTCCTGTTCTTCTACATCCTGTCCCCCATCCCGTACTGCATCTCTCGGAGGGTGGTGGACGACACAGACTCGGCCAGCAACGCCTGCAAAGAGCTGGCCCTCTTCCTCACGACGGGCATCGTCATCTCAGCCTTCGGCCTGCCCATCATCTTCGCCAGAGCTGCAGTA ATCGCCTGGGGGGCGTGTGCGCTCGTGCTAACGGGGAACATGGTGATCTTCAGCACCATCCTGGGCTTCTTCATCGTGTTCGGATCCAACGACGACTTCAGCTGGCAGCAGTG CTGA
- the leprotl1 gene encoding leptin receptor overlapping transcript-like 1 isoform X2 encodes MAGIKALISLSFGGAIGLMFLMLGCALPVYDKYWPLFLLFFYILSPIPYCISRRVVDDTDSASNACKELALFLTTGIVISAFGLPIIFARAAVIAWGACALVLTGNMVIFSTILGFFIVFGSNDDFSWQQW; translated from the exons ATGGCTGGGATTAAAG CTCTCATCAGCCTATCCTTCGGGGGGGCCATCGGCCTCATGTTCCTCATGCTAGGATGCGCCCTCCCTGTGTACGA TAAATACTGGCCTTTGTTCCTCCTGTTCTTCTACATCCTGTCCCCCATCCCGTACTGCATCTCTCGGAGGGTGGTGGACGACACAGACTCGGCCAGCAACGCCTGCAAAGAGCTGGCCCTCTTCCTCACGACGGGCATCGTCATCTCAGCCTTCGGCCTGCCCATCATCTTCGCCAGAGCTGCAGTA ATCGCCTGGGGGGCGTGTGCGCTCGTGCTAACGGGGAACATGGTGATCTTCAGCACCATCCTGGGCTTCTTCATCGTGTTCGGATCCAACGACGACTTCAGCTGGCAGCAGTGGTAA